Proteins co-encoded in one Arachis hypogaea cultivar Tifrunner chromosome 11, arahy.Tifrunner.gnm2.J5K5, whole genome shotgun sequence genomic window:
- the LOC140176103 gene encoding uncharacterized protein: MSSSEIVEQYFTRVTNLVNKMRVYGEDMPDSKVVEKILRTMPMKYDHVVTTILESYDMDTITIAELQGTMKSHISRILEKSEKSTEEALKSRVNFNNVAESSRLSTEEEVEEIFIKKELISTAFIVESMDTKQQIADSKCTKIPIEGKWHIPIRLKDGSLSYISDVFYASELDYNLLSMGQLSEKGYKMITYCGYCTVFDNNGRFIDKAKMTSNRMFPLKI; the protein is encoded by the exons ATGTCTAGCTCAGAAATCGTTGAGCAATATTTTACTCGTGTTACAAACCTTGTCAATAAGATGAGAGTCTATGGAGAAGATATGCCCGATAGCAAAGTGGTGGAGAAAATTCTTCGCACCATGCCGATGAAGTATGACCATGTGGTGACTACGATACTAGAGTCATATGATATGGATACTATAACGATTGCAGAGTTGCAAGGAACTATGAAAAGCCACATCAGCAGAATATTGGAGAAGTCAGAAAAATCAACTGAGGAAGCTCTGAAAAGCCGAGTGAATTTCAACAACGTTGCAGAATCAAGCC GCCTGTCAACCGAGGAAGAGGTCGAGGAAATTttcatcaagaaagaactaatttCAACTGCTTTCATTGTGGAAAGTATGGACACAAAGCAGCAGATTGCAGATTCAAAATG TACGAAGATCCCTATTGAAGGAAAATGGCACATACCAATTAGATTGAAGGATGGTTCTCTGAGTTATATTTCTGATGTTTTCTATGCTTCTGAACTTGATTACAATTTACTGAGTATGGGACAATTATCTGAGAAGGGATATAAGATGATAACTTATTGTGGATATTGCACTGTGTTTGACAACAACGGAAGATTCATAGATAAAGCAAAGATGACTTCAAACAGAATGTTTCCATTAAAAATTTAA